In Methanobacterium formicicum DSM 3637, the genomic window TGATGCAATAACAAAGGCCATCATGAGTATGCTGGACTCCAGTACTGTGTCGAATCCTCTTGAATAGTATAATATTTCATCTATTAATCCACCAGGGGATGAATATATCGATGTACCGAAATAGAGGGTTGTATTACTAACTCCAATTGCAATAGGGGATAAATAACCTGTTACCATTCCAGATTTTGCTGAGAACTGGGGGTACTGTGATTTAACAATTCCAGGTTCTGTTAATGGTGATCCCCCACGGTCATAAGGTGCTAATGGGTCTTGTTCATTGATTTGTAATTGAGGTGCTGGTCTAGGGTACAGTTGGTTGTCGTTTAATCCCATGGGTACCAGAAAACCGGCCAGTAATAAAACTCCAAGTATCACTGAGAATAATCGTGGGATTCTCTTGGGATTGGCCAGTGCATTCCACAATCGACCTATACTAATCATAATTTAGCCCCCACTTCTTCCAACCTCACTATAGCCCTCAAAAGGATCATGGTAATTATGGTACTTGCTGCAATGTAGGTTACAAGGGCAATTGTGTGGTTATAGGTTAAAAATATGAGTGAAACACCAACTGCGGCAATTTCTGTGTTCAAGGTTCTAACAAGGGGGTCTTTAACTCCGGGACCTATGGCGGCAGCAACACCTCCAAGGATGGTAAGTGCCACACCAGTATAGAACCATATGTAAATATCAAGCAAGGTTCCCTTCCTCCTGGGATTCTCGATTTTTCTTTCTTACTTCATTTAATTTAATGATTCCAATCAATAATATGACAGTGGTGATGGGGTCGAATATAGCTGCGGCCATGGCCACGTCCAGGTACTTGGCAGCAACGATCATTCCGATAAACCCACCCTGAAGAAGCACGAACATGATCACTTTATCCAGTGGTTTTGCAAGGACTATGATCCCGGCAGTTCCAATTAAGGTGAGTGCTGCTGAGACAGTGGTTAAGTTTATAAAGTCAAGATACATTTTATTTCACCATGATCTCTTCTTTCACCCTTCCCAGAGAGTAAGCAATGGCATTGGAGCTTAGGGTGGATGTGATAAAGAATGCGATAGCTATTATTGCTCCGAAGGGTGTCTGTATGTACAAGGCAATGATTGCAGACATGCTGAAACCAATAACGTTAAGGTAAAGTAAACGTTCTGAACGGTTCTGGGCTACCAGTGTGCGCAGTGCCATGAGTACTACTATTATGCCCAATATTTCGATTAACATGATTAGCACCTTAGGTTAACTTGGTATGTCTCCCCATTTTCTCGGCTATTTTCCCTAAAAGACGTGATGCTCCAGGGTGATATAATCCCTGTATGGTTACAATAGCCAGGACCATACCCACAATAAAGTATTCTGGTTTAAAACCAATATAAGAGGTTAAGAATATTATGACCGTGATGGTGAGGGCGCCAGTGGTTCCGGCATACCCTGGGTCTGCACATAACCGGTTACCAAAGTAGACCAGTACTGCGGCTATTAAACCTCCTTCTGGAGTTCCTATGGCGTAACAGCCAACTGCAGCCAGTAAAGTCCCGGCGGATGCATCAGGTGAACAGACAATGTTTCCCTGGAAAAATCCTCCTGCCAGATCCCCTCCTCTTTCCTTGATTGATCTACCAATAACATCGGCACCCTTAACTCCAGGTCCTTCTGGAAGTCCCATCCAGGTATCTATCAGGACAAAATTCAGCCAGGAGATAACAGCGGCGATTACAATTCCTAAAATTTCATTCATGGGACCCTTCCTCCTGGTTTTCAGATTCAGGTACGGGTACTACTTTTTCTAAAATAAATTTGGCAAATAACGCAGTGATGATCCCGGTGATTAATGCCACAATATAACCCTGATAACCTAATTCGTAAACCATGGCATAAAAGCCAATAGCCAATATTGCAGTTGGGAATACGGCACTGATGGTCCAGGATTGCCTCATAGGTCTTTCTGGGAGTAAGGGGAGCCTTAAAACAAGGCTAAGTATCAATGCTGCAGCCAGGGCAATAATATAACTGAACACATTAGCATGAATAATCATGATAAATAGGTGGTCTCCTTTATGTATATAAATGTTTTTACGTGAGTATTATCTTAAAGTTATTAATCTTAATCACAGGATAAGCACAATTTGGGGTTAAACACCAAATTATTAATCTGTATAACTGGATAACATTATTTCAATTAACTTATTAAGAATACTTTAATCTTTTTTAATTGTTAATAAATCAATGAAACTGTTATAAGTTCCTTTAGTTTATCTTCAACTTGTAAGTATATTAAATTTTTCTCATAGTTTGAATGTAATGGATTGTTCACAGAAATGATTCATAAGGTGGAATAAAAATAATATACTAATCATTACGAGGATTTAAGTGATTCTGGTACCTATTTGGCATCCTATCTAATTATTAATTATAACGTAATTAATTATTAATTATCAATGAAAATATCACTTATTTATAGATCAGGAATAATATGCTTTTCCTTGCTAAAACCAATCATTCTAAGTTTGAATCCATTAAAAAAGGTATTTTTACATATTTTAACAATTACTTTTCCCTTCCCTCAATTCACATAAAGTTATATAAATTTATTTATAGTCTGTGAATTTAATGTATTTTTAATATTAGGGGAGGTATTTATTATATGCAGGATAATAATGATTCCAAATTCAAATTAACTAAAGGGATTGTAATATTAATAATAGTTTCAATACTTGGTATAGGTGCTTTATTTTATATGTACACGATTTATTCTGAACAAGCACAGTACAGTACAATGCCGGAGATAAGTTCATCGGATCGAGTTCTAATTGTATCACCTCATCCTGATGATGAGTCTTTAGGTACTGGTGGAATAATCAAAAAAGCACTGGAAAAGAATGCTTCGGTGGAAGTAGTAATGGTGACCACTGGTGATGCCCTGAAACCGGAAGAATTCCAGGCTTATCTTAAAGCCACCAATAATACTGGTTATAAGGGCACAATTGGTGACTTGCGCCATACCGAAGCTATCAATGCAGTAAAAGCTCTTGGTATGAATCCAAATAACCTGATCTTCCTGGGGTATCCTGATGGTTCATTGAAGAATCTGCTGGAAACAAACTGGGATACACCGTACAAGAGGACATCTGGTTCAAATCAGTACGATCATTCTCCTTATAACTTCACCTATGAAAAGAATGCACCCTACACCGGTGCTAATGTGGTGAAAAATATGGAACAGATCATGAAAGATTATAAGCCCACCATCATTTACTATCCTGATGATGGGGATGACCACCCAGATCACTTTGCTACCAGTGCTTTTGTAAGGTATTCTGCTTTAGTTACCAACTATACTGGTAAAAGTTATACATACCTGGTTCATAAGGGCACTTCGTGGCCCAATCCATTGAATTACCAGCCCAGCAGAACACTCTACTTCCCAGATGAACTATCAATACTGGACGCGGACTGGTATATAACCTCATTAAATGCTACTGAAGAGTCTGCAAAAGAAAAAGCCATAAAAGCTCACGCATCACAGGTAACTGCACTCAGAGATCTTTTAATGTCATTTGTAAGGACCGATGAAATATTTGCATCGTATCACCTGATCGATATCCAGAAGGTATCAGATGCTAATTCCATATTCACCAATTTACCATCCAGTTACTATCAGGATGTTAAAAATGACGATAAAACTGGAGTACTGGAGACTGGGGATGATTTAACTGATGCTGGAGTGGCTTATGATGATAATAATGTTTATTTATTCTCTCAGTCACAATCAGTAAAACAGGGATTGGCTTATAATTTCCACCTTCGATTGTTCAATGGAACTGACTTTAAACGGATTGATATACTGGCTAAAAATGGAAAAGCTGAATATCAGGTACTTGCAAAAAACAGTATCAACTCCACTCAGCAGCCCACAGTGACCACTAAAAATAATATCATTGTGATCACCTTACCTCGGGGTGTTTTCAATGGAACTAAGTACATGATGGTCAGTGTCGATCTGGTAAACCCTCAGACTAATAAATTCCTGGATTATTTATCCTACCGGGTATTCAAATTCCCAGATTCAATAGCTTCGGCTAACAACAGCTTAGTAGGACAAATATCTTCAGGGATAACCAGTGTTTTTGTGACAAACAATCCAGGCATCACTGCCAGTGGACAGATTTCTGGCTCTGGAAGTGGTTCCAAATCTGAAATTGGTATTAATTCTGAACAGTTAGGTATGGTTTCACAGGAAGATTCTGATCAGGTGCTAACGGCTGTAAACGTCACATTTAACTGAATACAAGTCAGAACTTTAATTTTTTTCCATATTTTTTTATTTTTTACTGTAATGGACATAATGAATGATTATTCACAGAAAAAATAGTGATTATTCGCAGAAAAAAATATACATTTATATGATTTTTTATGAAAAGCACTAAAATTTGACATTTAATAGGTATGGGATGATTTAATGGGTGAAAATGTTAATACAAACAGTACTAACAGTACTGTGAAAACTAATGCAGTTAAAAAGAGAAGAGTGATATCTCTGGACGTGTTTCGGGGGTTGGCGGTTGCCGCTATGATATTTGTAAATGCAATGGCCTTTTCTGAATTTACTCCTGGAATATTTGAACACGCAACCTGGAATGGCCTAACATTTGCGGATCTTGTTTTCCCATCGTTCCTATTTATTGTGGGGGTATCAATGGCTTACTCATTTGCCGCCCGATCTAAAAATTCTAAGCGTGACCTCTGGGGTCATTTCCTTTTCAGAGTGGGAGCTTTATTTACAATTGGTGTTGCTCTTAACTGGTTCACCTCTGACTTTAGTATGGTGAGAATACCTGGAGTACTGCAACTTATTGCTCTTGCATCACTCTTTGCTTCACCAATGGCTCGTTTTAAACCTCGATGGATCCTTCTGGTTGCTGGTGTTCTGTTACTGATACATGGATTCATTCTCCTGGGAGTTGGAGCTCCAGGAATACCTGCAGGCACACTGGAAAAAGGCAATAACATTGATGATTGGATCGATATCCAGGTTTTAACTGTAAACCACACTATTGATGCCAATGGTGATCCAGAAGGTATTCTGAGTATAATCACAGCCACTGCTCTGGTTCTTTTGGGATTATGTGTTGGGAGAACTTTGCAGCTAAGAAAACATAACCTTAAAACCATTGGTATTCTATTAGCTGGAGGAGCTATTTCACTCCTGCTGGGATTGGCTCTATCCCAGATTTTACCCATTAACAAACAACTCTGGACTTCCAGTTTTATACTGGTCTGTGCAGGCATTGGCACGTTGTTTTTAACTATTCTGTTCTGGTACCTGGATATTAAACGACTTCCCAATGTGTTATTCTGGGCAATTCCAATGGGCCTAAATGCACTGATAATTTACATATTATCCATTGTCTGCACTATACCCATGCACATGGACTTTTTCACCAACTTTGGAGAAATACCTCTCAGTTTCTATGATGTAACCACAATGTACTTCATGCAAGTCCTAGGTTCATCAGCAGGTATTGTTGCTTATGGGCTGCTGGTTGTTTTAATATGGTTAACAGTAGCTTCAATAATGAACTGGAGACGTATCTACATTAAATTATAAGTAATTTAACTGTAGTAATTGCATATTCCCTTTTTTTATTTCCTATTTTTTTAATTTTTCATTGGAAAACACCCTTTTAAATTCATGGAGCTCTAATTTTTTAAAAAAATTCTTCAAAAAAAAGTAATTGATAATTGATTGATACAAAATTACTTCTATTCTTATAGATTTTCAGTTATTTTAGATTATAGATTTTCAGTTTATTCTAGATGGAATTACCTTCAATTTTATATAATTCTAGATAGTCCCAGATATTTTAATTAGTTCTAGTTAGTTCTAGTTAGTTCTAGTTAGTTCTAGTTAGTTCTAGTTAGTTCTAGTTAGTTCTAGTTAGTTCTAGTTAGTTCTAGTTAGTTCTAGTTAGTTCTAGTTAGTTCTATATAGTTTTAGATAGTTCTAATTAAATTACGAATATGGTTTTTTAAATAGAAGAATTGGAGTTTTACTGAAGGTAATTCTTAAAAAGAGCAAGATACTAGATTCAAGAATTCAGGAATAGAATAAAAATAAATTAGAGAGAGAGAGAGAGAGAGTTTAAATTGATTTAATGGGAATAATCTAATTTACAGAAAATTTAAAATAGAAAAAAAGAGAAAAAAGAATTTAAGCACTTCTATTCTCTTTTTTCAGGAAATAGTTGAGTTGATCTTTCAGGATGTCATTGAGAGTATAATCAATTTTACCACCAATTCCCTGTATCTTTTTAGTGTCAGCCAGTAAGATAGGAACTTCAGCTGGTCGGAAGCGGTCTGGGTTGAATTCAATGGTAACTGGGCCTTTATCAGTGTTAACCTGTATACCTTTATCTTCCAGGGTGTATTCCAGATGTCCTTCCAGTATTAACTGGTCAATTTTAGTTTTGGGGAATTTGATTCCGAAGATAGAACTGTTGTCCATTTCATTGGGGTCCTGGATCTTTTTATCTCCTTTGAGGGTTTCGATGTTATTCACGTTCCATCCAGCTTCTTCCAGTCCCATCAATATGTAACTGAGGACGGAGTTGGTTCTCATTGATCCCTGGTTGTAAACTTCTCCTGATTGTCCTTTTTCAGCCAGTAAAAGGTATCCCTGAACTATATCTTTAACATGGGACCAGTCACGTAAAGAATTGAGGTTTCCAATAACAATACGGTCGGTTTCACCTGCTTTCAGTTTCATGATCTGATTGGTAACCACTGAGGTTACGAACATAATTCCTCTTCCAGCTCCTTCGTGATTGAATGCCCTTGACACCACGGTGTCCAGACCATAGGAGTGGTAATAGTTTCTCATTAAATAATCACCGTATACTTTAGAAACTGCATATGGTGACATTGGTCTGAGAGGGTTAATTTCTTTAATTGGCACTTCTGGCATTTCTTCAGGTTCTGGGAAGATGGTACCATAATCTTTTTTAGCCTTTTCGTACTGTTCATTGGAAGATAGGACCAGCCCATATTCTTCACTTGAACCAGCAAATACAGTTTTAGCATCTGATTCACTCATTCTAACGGCTTCTAAAAGATTTGATGTTCCAATACAGTTTATATTCTGTGTTTCCTGGGAGTTGTCGAAGGATCTTTCGACAAATGACTGGGCTGCCAGGTGAAAAATGTAATCCGGTTCTGATTCTTCCAGGGCATTGGTAAGGGATGTAATATCAGTAAGGTCACCTTCAACACGGGTTAATTCTCTGGCAATTCCTCGGTCAATGATATTTTTAGCTATTGTACCGTCAGCTCTCCTTCGTACCAGTCCGTAAACATTAGCTTCATTATTGATAAGCTCTTTAGCAAGATAAGAGCCGGCGAATCCACCTACACCTGTTATAAGCACATTTTTGTTTTTCCAATTCATTTGAATTCCTCTAATATTCCTATTACATATGAAAATGACTTTAATAAAACATAAGAATATGATTTTAATAAAAAATGAGAAAATCACTTTAGTAAAACCATATCAATCCTATCTTCTATTGGGTCTTCAATGATTTAAATCATATCATTGTAGTTTTAAATTTATTATTATTAAGTTTGGAGTTTTGATTTTTGTAAATTGTACATCTATTGTTTAAATATTTTATCCAAATACTACTACCTTGAAAAAGATGTTTTGATGGTCACATTTAATAGATCTTTCTATTGGGATTCTATGTGTAGGGATTTACACTCTTTGGTATAGGACAACCACTCCAAATGTCTTGATAATCTTGTAACTTTCTAGGTTCGGATGATTCTGATTGGTGGAATCAATAAAGTAATCCACATCATTTGACGTAAGATAATCATTGAATTCACTAGTGGTGTTATACAATCTAGGATAAGCTCCTAAAATATCCATTTTCAGGTACCATCCCACTGCATTGGGATAATCAGACCTTATATTTTTATTTTGGTAGTCTGGATCATAGTCAGTTAACCAGTTGCTTGCACTGGAAATGTCCAGAGTGAATGTTTTTTTAGGCGCATGGCCGGTGTAGGTTGCTGTAGCTGAAAATAACAATATGAGTGCAATTATTATCCAAACTCCACATTTTCTGGAACTGGAAAGTTTCACACCGGGTTTTATTCTGTAAACAAATTTAATAAATTCACTTAAACCAAGGATAATGAAATATACCATTGCTGGGGCCATGGTAATAAAGTATCTATCAACTTTAAATGGTAAAATGCTGTGAAAAATCAAAAAAGCAGCAAACCAGGATAAGAACATAAAATCCAAACCAGCTTTACTATTTATCGGAGTGTTTTTTCCAGTAAACAGGAACCTGTAAATTGTATACAGTGTGGAAAATAGTAGAATCTCGCTGATAATTAGGGATTGATAATAAAAACTGATAATGAATCCAACTATCAGTACGGTTATCAATGTGGATTTCAATATCAAAGCCTTTGAAGCTGTAAGATCAACCTCTTCAAATCTTGATTTGGCGCCGTTGTAAATGTAAATTAAAAGTCCAACTGCAGTGATTATTGTAATCAGGTATGATATTATTGATGGAACTCCTAAAGATGGATTTAATATCTGCTGATATGTACCCTGTAGAGGGCCAAGAGAGATATAATTAAGTAAATTCTGTAGATAGTACAGATTATTGGGGTTGTACGCAACATCACCTGCTCCGGTTGAGGTGGCAGTTGCCACTGCAAATATCAGATTTAATATGGAGGCACCAGCTCCCATTTTCACAAAGAAATATAGAACACCAGCAATAAGAACTCCAAATTCTATTAAGATGCCTGTTACGATTTTTTTAAAAGTTTCAATCCTTCTAAAATCATTTAAATTAATCAGAATGTAAAAACACAGGGGTATAATTATTAATCCTGATGTATATCGGGCCATCATGGCAATTATCAAAGTGGGCAGAACCAGGTAAAGGAGGCGTGAATCCTTTTTCAAACCAGTAATCAGGAAATAAACAGTCCAAACTGAGAAAACAACTCCAGGAATATCAATCCCGCCGCTTACAATCCACGATGATATTACGGGAATGGATATGAATAATATGCTTCCAGCAAAGCTTTGGATTGGATTAAAACGTTCCTTCAAAAGGAAATAGAATCCAATTACTCCAATTAAAAATATAAAACCACTTACAAGGAAAATGGCATTGATTGAGACATAACCCAATCGAAATATTAATGATGTTAAAATGGGAATCAGGGGTGGTAAAAATAGGGAAACACTGCCACTGTTCATTCCTGCAAAGTAAAGTGCATTGTTCAAGTAGTTAAAAACATCCCAGTAAGGAACACCAATTCTCATCTGAATACTAATAATATAAGATATTACTCCTAGTGTAATTAAAATCAGTAAAATCAGAGGATTATCACATATCTGCAACAGGCCTCTTGAGATTATGTTACCCTTTTTCTTATCCTCATCCAAATTAATCACCAGAAAATTAGTATTATAACTTATATTTAGTCGATTTTTCCTAAAAAATTGTAAAATTAGATCAATGATCTAATTCCAGTTCTAATTATTCAATTCAAATAAAATCATGGGCTTAAGGATCATTTTACTGATCGGTCTGATTGGTGTTCATAAACCAGTTAACAGTTTCTGTTAATTCATCCATAAAATCGTTGGAAGGTTCAAATCCCAGTGCTTTGGCTTTGGAAACTTCTGCCAGGGAGTGTTTAACATCACCCGGTCGGGGGTCCGCATAAACCGGGGCAATATCTTTTCCCATACTCTGATTGATAATTTCTACCAGCTGGTTAATGGTGGTACTTTTACCAGTGGCCACATTAAATGATCCAGTTTCTCCGGACTGGCATGCTTTTAAATTGGCCTCTACGATCTGTTTAACATAGATAAAATCTCTACTCTGCTGGCCGTCACCAAATATAACTGGTGGTTCATTTTTTAACATTGAACTTACGAAGTGAGGGATCACCGATGCATACTGAGAATTTGGATCCTGCCTGGGGCCGAAAACATTGAAGTAACGGAGGGACACTGTTGGTAACTGGTAAATATCGCTGAATAACTGACAGTACATTTCTCCAGTAGCTTTACTCAGGGCATAGGGAGATATGAACTTTAGGGGAGTATTTTCTGAGAGAGGAAATTGTGTACTATCTCCGTAAACTGCGGCAGAAGATGCGAAAACAACTTTTTTCACACCACTATCTCTGGCTCCCATAAGAACCTTCAAAGTTCCAGTTACATTTATTAAATCACATTTTAATGGATCTGCAACGCTGGCCGGGACACTGGCCATGGCGGCATGATGAAAAACATAGTCACATCCTTCAAAACTTTTTTCAAGATCAATTTCAGTGATATCTCCCAGATCCAGACTGATGTTATCAAATTCAAGGTGTTCAATGTTTTTAATGCTACCAGTTGATTCATTGTCCACAATAACCACTTCATTTTCCTGGCATAGTTCTTCCACCAGGTGTGATCCAATGAAACCAAGTCCTCCTGTCACTGCAACTTTTTTATTCTTCATTTCAACACCTTTTTAATAATATTTTTAGTTGGAATACTTACAATTGGTTAAATCTGTCTATTAATCAATAACCTTTAACATTAACCCACAGAAAGACTGATCTGTAAATATTATTAGTATCGGGTAGTTTATAAAGGTCAAATTCCAGTTTATACTGGCCAGTGGTAGCTGCTGTGAAATTATATGTTATTTCCTTTTTTTCTCCATTTCCAAGAGAAACATTTTCTTGTTTAAGCAGAGTGTTATTCCGTTTTATCTTGACTAGATAGTTGGAATTTAAATGTTCGTTATTAGTTATGCCAATGATAATGTTTCCCTTATCCCCAATGGTTAAGTTGGTTGGATAATTCCCAGCACTTCCATTACTGTTTAAGATGTAAAATTCAGTGAAACCTTTACTTTCAACTGGATTTAAGATTATGTAAACTACTCCTATCACTCCAATGATAAGGATGATCAGTATTATAATTGATACAGTTTTATCAAAGTCCATTATGACTACTTCCAGTTACAGTTTTTGAATATTGGATGTTAATCTATCATTTACCATAAATAAATAATCTAGATATTTCTATTGTAGCATAGAGTTTCAATCAGGTATAAAAATTTACCAGAACATGATATTCTGTACTTCATTTATGTGTTATCTTATAAAAACTATATTTTGTGTTATATTTGCTTTTTGATATTTATATTATAAATTGCCGGTTTTTTTAAACTGATTCAGAAATTTAAAAATCTTCATTGAGGTGTAAATTAATTGATTCATAAATTAATTGATTCATAAAATCCCAAAAAATAGAAAAATGAATTCTGGTTTAAACCAGAAATTCTTTAAAAAATCAGTTTCTTGCTTCGTTGAAAATTGCAGTAGCCATTTGTAATATATCTCCATTACACACCAGGAAATCAAATCCATGACTGATCATGAATTGATCGGGATTGTTTAATCCATCAGTCAGTTGATTTTTGGAATTATAACCCCAATCAGGCAGATAAGTACTGAATGTATCATCATGGGCTCTTGGGAGGAAATTCACACCACTATTATAAGCTTTTGTGGGTAAATTGGTTATATCCCA contains:
- a CDS encoding DUF2108 domain-containing protein encodes the protein MYLDFINLTTVSAALTLIGTAGIIVLAKPLDKVIMFVLLQGGFIGMIVAAKYLDVAMAAAIFDPITTVILLIGIIKLNEVRKKNRESQEEGNLA
- a CDS encoding energy-converting hydrogenase A subunit A EhaA; protein product: MIIHANVFSYIIALAAALILSLVLRLPLLPERPMRQSWTISAVFPTAILAIGFYAMVYELGYQGYIVALITGIITALFAKFILEKVVPVPESENQEEGSHE
- a CDS encoding acyltransferase family protein; translated protein: MGENVNTNSTNSTVKTNAVKKRRVISLDVFRGLAVAAMIFVNAMAFSEFTPGIFEHATWNGLTFADLVFPSFLFIVGVSMAYSFAARSKNSKRDLWGHFLFRVGALFTIGVALNWFTSDFSMVRIPGVLQLIALASLFASPMARFKPRWILLVAGVLLLIHGFILLGVGAPGIPAGTLEKGNNIDDWIDIQVLTVNHTIDANGDPEGILSIITATALVLLGLCVGRTLQLRKHNLKTIGILLAGGAISLLLGLALSQILPINKQLWTSSFILVCAGIGTLFLTILFWYLDIKRLPNVLFWAIPMGLNALIIYILSIVCTIPMHMDFFTNFGEIPLSFYDVTTMYFMQVLGSSAGIVAYGLLVVLIWLTVASIMNWRRIYIKL
- a CDS encoding glycosyltransferase family 39 protein, translated to MDEDKKKGNIISRGLLQICDNPLILLILITLGVISYIISIQMRIGVPYWDVFNYLNNALYFAGMNSGSVSLFLPPLIPILTSLIFRLGYVSINAIFLVSGFIFLIGVIGFYFLLKERFNPIQSFAGSILFISIPVISSWIVSGGIDIPGVVFSVWTVYFLITGLKKDSRLLYLVLPTLIIAMMARYTSGLIIIPLCFYILINLNDFRRIETFKKIVTGILIEFGVLIAGVLYFFVKMGAGASILNLIFAVATATSTGAGDVAYNPNNLYYLQNLLNYISLGPLQGTYQQILNPSLGVPSIISYLITIITAVGLLIYIYNGAKSRFEEVDLTASKALILKSTLITVLIVGFIISFYYQSLIISEILLFSTLYTIYRFLFTGKNTPINSKAGLDFMFLSWFAAFLIFHSILPFKVDRYFITMAPAMVYFIILGLSEFIKFVYRIKPGVKLSSSRKCGVWIIIALILLFSATATYTGHAPKKTFTLDISSASNWLTDYDPDYQNKNIRSDYPNAVGWYLKMDILGAYPRLYNTTSEFNDYLTSNDVDYFIDSTNQNHPNLESYKIIKTFGVVVLYQRV
- a CDS encoding GDP-mannose 4,6-dehydratase, coding for MNWKNKNVLITGVGGFAGSYLAKELINNEANVYGLVRRRADGTIAKNIIDRGIARELTRVEGDLTDITSLTNALEESEPDYIFHLAAQSFVERSFDNSQETQNINCIGTSNLLEAVRMSESDAKTVFAGSSEEYGLVLSSNEQYEKAKKDYGTIFPEPEEMPEVPIKEINPLRPMSPYAVSKVYGDYLMRNYYHSYGLDTVVSRAFNHEGAGRGIMFVTSVVTNQIMKLKAGETDRIVIGNLNSLRDWSHVKDIVQGYLLLAEKGQSGEVYNQGSMRTNSVLSYILMGLEEAGWNVNNIETLKGDKKIQDPNEMDNSSIFGIKFPKTKIDQLILEGHLEYTLEDKGIQVNTDKGPVTIEFNPDRFRPAEVPILLADTKKIQGIGGKIDYTLNDILKDQLNYFLKKENRSA
- a CDS encoding SDR family oxidoreductase, whose translation is MKNKKVAVTGGLGFIGSHLVEELCQENEVVIVDNESTGSIKNIEHLEFDNISLDLGDITEIDLEKSFEGCDYVFHHAAMASVPASVADPLKCDLINVTGTLKVLMGARDSGVKKVVFASSAAVYGDSTQFPLSENTPLKFISPYALSKATGEMYCQLFSDIYQLPTVSLRYFNVFGPRQDPNSQYASVIPHFVSSMLKNEPPVIFGDGQQSRDFIYVKQIVEANLKACQSGETGSFNVATGKSTTINQLVEIINQSMGKDIAPVYADPRPGDVKHSLAEVSKAKALGFEPSNDFMDELTETVNWFMNTNQTDQ
- a CDS encoding EhaF family protein, whose translation is MISIGRLWNALANPKRIPRLFSVILGVLLLAGFLVPMGLNDNQLYPRPAPQLQINEQDPLAPYDRGGSPLTEPGIVKSQYPQFSAKSGMVTGYLSPIAIGVSNTTLYFGTSIYSSPGGLIDEILYYSRGFDTVLESSILMMAFVIASWVALNFTMKRREDE
- a CDS encoding DUF1616 domain-containing protein, producing MDFDKTVSIIILIILIIGVIGVVYIILNPVESKGFTEFYILNSNGSAGNYPTNLTIGDKGNIIIGITNNEHLNSNYLVKIKRNNTLLKQENVSLGNGEKKEITYNFTAATTGQYKLEFDLYKLPDTNNIYRSVFLWVNVKGY
- a CDS encoding PIG-L deacetylase family protein; protein product: MQDNNDSKFKLTKGIVILIIVSILGIGALFYMYTIYSEQAQYSTMPEISSSDRVLIVSPHPDDESLGTGGIIKKALEKNASVEVVMVTTGDALKPEEFQAYLKATNNTGYKGTIGDLRHTEAINAVKALGMNPNNLIFLGYPDGSLKNLLETNWDTPYKRTSGSNQYDHSPYNFTYEKNAPYTGANVVKNMEQIMKDYKPTIIYYPDDGDDHPDHFATSAFVRYSALVTNYTGKSYTYLVHKGTSWPNPLNYQPSRTLYFPDELSILDADWYITSLNATEESAKEKAIKAHASQVTALRDLLMSFVRTDEIFASYHLIDIQKVSDANSIFTNLPSSYYQDVKNDDKTGVLETGDDLTDAGVAYDDNNVYLFSQSQSVKQGLAYNFHLRLFNGTDFKRIDILAKNGKAEYQVLAKNSINSTQQPTVTTKNNIIVITLPRGVFNGTKYMMVSVDLVNPQTNKFLDYLSYRVFKFPDSIASANNSLVGQISSGITSVFVTNNPGITASGQISGSGSGSKSEIGINSEQLGMVSQEDSDQVLTAVNVTFN
- a CDS encoding EhaE family protein; protein product: MLDIYIWFYTGVALTILGGVAAAIGPGVKDPLVRTLNTEIAAVGVSLIFLTYNHTIALVTYIAASTIITMILLRAIVRLEEVGAKL
- a CDS encoding DUF2109 domain-containing protein, translated to MLIEILGIIVVLMALRTLVAQNRSERLLYLNVIGFSMSAIIALYIQTPFGAIIAIAFFITSTLSSNAIAYSLGRVKEEIMVK